The sequence tttgaaaagaaacttgaaaggaggaagtgtataaaagaatttaaaaaaaaggggggaccAAGCTCTTTCATGAGTTAAATAGAGaaaccaaaagaagaagaaaaacgggGTCTCAAAGAGGGGGCCGGGTTAATAGGAGAAGAGGAATCTCGGGCCTGGAATGCATCGGGAGGAGCCGGTTGTCACCGCGGAGGCCGACAATAAAGACTCCGACATAAAAACATGGCCGCTTGTAAAGCAGCAgcgttgttgttgatgattcAGATGGTAATGACCGACGGTCAACTTGGGAGGATAACTTGAGCTCGGCTTGCTTTTAGTGGCTCAGACAATCTGTGATTGGATTATAAATAAAACgcatcaatgtaaaaaaaagaggcagttctttgtgactttgttttaaagaatgaaagaaaaaaaacatctctgagCTCTGCTGAGCGTTTCAGCacctttcagctcattgttttgtttttacagggcGAGTCTTTAGAAGAAACTGCCCTCTTCAGAGACGACTGAACCGGTATGCATCTATTCTCATGAGGAGCCATTATGTGCCCATTACGGCACATCTGTGAAACATTtcagcaccaaaaaaaaaaaaaaagaaaacatcctcctcctcgactATTTTTAAAACGtgtaaccaaaaaaaaaaaaaaggtgcagcaTTCACCACAAAGTCAGAAATAGTGGCTTCAAGACCAGGACCACCTAATATTGGAGTGGTTTGGACAAGAATGAGActattccacacacacacacacacacacacacacacacacagaccataaAGCGGCCGAGATTAAGTGACATCCACAGATAATAATCTAGACACCCCCTCCAGTCGGGTTCCTCATGAACTCTTAATCCACTCAAACAAATGTCAAACCCCCATAATAAACACACGGTGGATTTATAATGCGAGTCCAGAGGAACGTTATATAAGGCCGTGCTATTCTTAGGCCCCGGTCTGCTTTGACTTGAGTTAATTGGATCCACGATGTCCGCTGTGTTTGTGAATACTGGACTCAGACAATGAGCCTCTTGATACTCGAGGGCcgtgatggagggatggaggagggggggaagagagagagattaaaacaaaaagaatacaCATTTGCAGACATGaacacagggaggaggaggaggaggtcacatGAGGTTTCCATCACCTCAACACGCTTCATCAAATGGTTTTCACTGGCACATGAGAAGTCGGGTGACTAACAGTTAACTCGATTGCCCGTAGGGAGCAGATCTATATCAGTCCGCCGTGTGACAGGCTGGTGACCAGTCCTCCCTCCACTGCTGCACGGGATTTATTGACAAAGAATCGCTGCACGAGTTGAAACCAGTGGATCATCAAAACGGGGGAATAAACAAGAGTGGAGAAGCTTGAGGaaccctttaaaaaaatcagtGGATGTCCCTCAATCTCGGCAGCTTTAGGAAAATGTGAGGGCGATATTTATATGATAAGATGatgaaaagcaacttttatttgaatataaaCTTGTCTAAACTTGTCTTTCACGTGCAGCAGATGGAGGTCAGGAAACCCCGACGCGGTCCAAATCCTTAAATGAAACCCTGCAGGAGGCATTTAGATGGTATAGATGTTCGGATTCACAGGacttagagtgagacatgtgaACTTACATGGAGCGATGTCGTTATACAGAGGGTCGATGTTGTGGAGCAGCTCCAGTCTGGGAGAGGCAAACCCTTTGCtgtaagatacatttaaaaaaaaagcagaacttatggatacacacacacacacacacacacacaacagcactgTAAAATCCACTGGGATCTGTAAATCTAAACCAGCTGGCTGTTGTTCGCCCGGCAGTCATACGCTCTGACCGCACTCCACCACAGAGAATACACAGCTCCCACTGACCACAGTGTCTGATAACACAACTGAAATAACTATCTTCTGCCTGCCTACTGTTCTGGGCCTTTtatttgctgctgctgtttcccTGTGACAGGCGagccaataaaaaaataaataaaaaaaagaaaataaaactgcaaagcagcggaaaaacaaaacaaaaaactgaaagTGGCAAACGGGCAGcggccctcccctccccccaccggCGGTCAGCTGACGTGCGTCAGCCAATCGAGTCGGGTGTAGGCCGTGAGTAGTAGTTTGCGGTCACCGGCTAAGCCCTGATTTTCTTGCTGCAAGCCCTCAATTTCACCTCCTTTTTTCGTTGCGTCCACATTTAGTTTACAAATATATGTGTCAGTCAAAATGGGAGTCGGGCGACGGCCCGTGTGATGATCTGCACGCGGAAGAAGTGCATCTGTGCAAAGATATCCAAAagcaataattaattaatatatattaccTATAAAAGAATTACAACTCCTCAGGTGTGTTGCCACATGAAAGGATTGGGAGCTGAACTAATTAGCTCGTCCAATAGCAGGCTTTTTTGGTGGGGCTGGAGAGAGGACAaggggagggatggggggggggggggggactgcagACTTGTGTGAGAATGACTGATGGAATTTCCTTCTCTTTGAGCTCCCATTGCCCCAGTAACAAAGGGCTTATTGAAGGAGCAGAGGCTCCTACAAGAAAAAAGACGTGGGGTCAGGGAGACGGGCAGAGGGAGCTGGAGGGAGATCACAAGGTgtgggggggtcggggggggggggatagcaAAAGAGGCACCCAGAGAGGGCAGGCTGTCAAACGTTAAGAGCACGGCAACGCTCACGCTTGTAAACTCTGAcctgccaccacacacacacacacacacacacacctgatggcGTTCCACACGTTGAACCCGTCCAGCGGCTCCGTGACGTTGCGCCCTCCCGCCAGGCCGACGAGAGTCGGCAACCAATCGGAGATGTGGATGAGCTCGCGGCAGACGGTCCCGGGTCGCTTCAGCAGCGGGCTGGCGACGAAGCCGACCCCCCGGACCCCGCCTTCCCACAGAGACCACTTCCTCCCTCGCAGGGGCCAGTTGCTGCCGCCGCTCAGCGTCTGACCTCCGTTATCTACACaaggagattaaaaaaataaatatagatatataaataagtgaataaatactaaaaaaatcaaataaaaatgagatCCAGTGAAACAGAATGCTTAAGAGCCTAACCCAGACTTTTAAATGCAGTATGCAAGAGAGCATAGTGGAACATATTGCTTTTAATTGTTGGTAGAAAgtagaaataataaatacataataaagtaGTAATTTCTGCCGAGGTTTGTGGAGAGAACACCAGGCGTAGAACAAAGTAGAAACGTAGTCGTAAAATGGGGCTAcgttgagctaaatgctaacgccGGTGTAACATATACAATGTTCaacttcaaaagaaaaagaaaaaaactaaagtataGGTGAGAGTTTTGAAGGTGTCAAATATAAATGCGAGATGATTGTGGAGACTTTTCAGGTCAAAACCGACACCTGATCCTCATGaggaggatcaccaaagtcattaagagtcatcctctggggaccgtgaaTGAGAAACGTGTCTGCACAAGATTTAATAGTAATCAATGGAcaagatatttcagtctggatcaaCAGAGCCATCGACCAGTCATCATCCCAATGAGCCGGTCCAGCATAAACACACTTGACCAATCGCATCCAGGCGGGGCTCCCCGTGCCATGCGAGTCCAGGAAGTAGTCCGTGACGATTCCCGAACTGTCCTGGAAACGACCGTCTGCTCCCTTTAATGCCTTTTCAAGCTGCTCCGGCTCCCTTAAGGACgattctttctctccctccagctctctcgCCTAATTTACTTACAGTAAAGTCCCGGTGAGGCAGAAGGTTTCATCGTGAAGGAATTTCAAGGTTTAGAGCTCAATTCTTTCCCGTCGTGGCCCAATAATAACAGCTTGAACATGACTTGTAGATATGACGAATGAAAGCAATTGATAGACCCGACGAAGGGATGTTTATGCGTTTTGAAACTATATCCTGTGTGTTACATAACACCAGTGCATCACATTGacacagaaggaagaaggaagtaTTTGGaggtcccccccctcctcctcagtgtctGCCTGGCACATGGCCGGCTGAGTCCTTCCACTCAAGAGCCGAATGTGTGGAAGGAGAACAATGAAACAGGCCACCTACCGCAGgcatgaagagaaaaaaacaaacaaaaaactgttgAACTTTCACAGCATTGTTCCTGTCTTCtaattacactttaaaaaataaaaaaaataaaaaataaccctCAAAAAGGAGTTCATCGAGTTTATCAGGGATCATCGCTCATCTTTGCCGTGTTTACCGGCGTGTTCTCCATCGAAAGGTCAATAATGATCGTTTCAAGAGTCACCCGGACTGCGTGGTGCGCATGGAAGCCAATGAAAGCGTTCCTTCAGTGTGATTTCTGCCTGTAAATGTCCACATGCAGCTCGACAAggaacaaataaaaccaaacgcTGCTCCCTAGTGGACATTTCGTGAATTACAGGAGCTCTTCTCCTCTTTGAGAATCCCCACTGAGAAATATTGCAAACATGGGAGGATATCCGTTTCCACGGGCCTCCCTCTCGTGTAATAAAATGCATAATCAATCCATTCGATGGGTTAACTCAATAAGCCCGTCGACCTGAACGCCTCTGAACCCTGGAGAACTGGCATCGgcgcacaaagaaaaaaaatgtggtttCTGAGTCTGCGGACATCAAATGTAATTGCTCTCTGCTGAGCACTCACTGCTTTAGTTTCCATTCTGGcacactataaaaaaaaaagtgtcagacAGAGACGGACAATAAAAGCAGTGGAAAGTATATCAGCATTCCCGGAGGCGTTCACCTGATTATCCTATTTATGtgtaaataaaactgaaatgtcAGAAGTGAACTGTAATGAAGTAAGACGATCCGGTGCGTCGGTGATGCGCAGCGTTCGCTTACATCACGAGACTCTCCAGAGGACGAGTTGTTCCTCACAGTACAAACACGTACCTGTCGAGAACACCAGGATCGTGTTGTCCCAAAGTCCCGCCTGACGCAGAGTCCGAGTGATGTTGCCCACCGCCTCGTCCATGGCGGACACCATGCCGGCGTACAGCCTGCGATGGGGGTCTTGGATGAAACTGTAGGGGGCCACGTAGCGCTCGGGCACCTGCAGGGGACTGTGGACGGCTTGCAGCGCCACGTAGAGGAAGAGCGGCTGCGAGACGGGAGAGAACGGCACGTGAAGAGCCACGTCACTCAGACATACTGCCTTACAAGTCCTCTATTCAAAATGTGTTATCAGTGAAATGTACTGCAGTAATCGAGagtaaaagtgtttgttttgcacattAATTAACATGTTGCAATTTCTTTGCAAACGGTTGCTTATTAAACAGTTAAAGTGCAACATAATGATTCATTTAGAGTCTTGTTTCTGACCATCTGATGAATAGAACTCCAAGTTTCACAGCGAAAAACGTTTACTATGAAAATCAGTATATACATAATGTAGACTAAGAGTGAgtatatttaaatgtgacatAGCTAGAGAAATAATGAGGTGAAATAAGTACTCTTAGGTCCACGGCTGTCTTCTCTTTCTAGGTGGCAAAGGTCATTAGATGACTGAAATTAGAatttactctgtgtgtgtgcgtgtgtgtgcatgtgcgtgcgtgtgcgtgtgtatgtacgtgtgttaCCTTATCAGAGTTGTGTTTTTCAATAATGTCGGTTGCCCGCTGGCTGAACAGCTCGGTGGAATAATCTCCTTTGTATCCCGCGGCGACCTCTTCTCCGTCCCGCAGGTCCAACGCACAGCGAGTCAGGTTCAGGGCAGAGATGCGAGTGCAGCGGACATGAGTGAAGTAATCCTCGCTGCCCGTCAGGTAGCCTGGTGCACACGTTATTCATCTGAGTAACATTAGAAATACGGCTGCCTCCATACATACATCAAAGGCTAATGTTGCTAATGAAATATACCAAAGTACGTGTCGAAGCCGCGGCGCGTGGGCAGGCAGTCCTTCTTGTACATGCCCAGGTGCCACTTGCCCACCATGTGTGTGGCGTACCCCTCCTCCTTCATGCGCTGGGGCAGCAGTTTCTCAGCCAGAGGCACACAGTAGGGCTGACAGGGCCAGATGATCTGATGCTGCATGCCCGTGTGGATCTGAGGAGGTTAATACAAAATTGACATTGTTAGGAAATAAATAGTCGCAACATGTAAGAATagcaaaaaaaagggggaaccGGTGATGCAAAGAGAAGTGTCAAAATAAGGACGTTgtccttttgttcttctttccacCGGCGTTTAAATTAGATTGTTGTTCTTCTAAAAGTGCACAAACCCAAAGTCATCATGAAGCAGCGGAGGCTCCTTGAATGTGACGTATGATTCGCTTCATGTTCAAAGTAAATGTAATCCTTTAGGAACAAACGTTCAATGAAAACCCAGTGTTTACCTGCtaccagtggtggaatgtaTCTAAACCAATTTACTTAAGTACTGTGCTTAAGAAAAAATGGAAGGTACTTAAGAATTTCCACTTTATGCAACTTTATAAATGTGTCTGACAGGTTTAGTTACTAGTACTTTATAAACTGGAGGATGAagtgtttcctttttgtgttgAGAAAATCCTCCTACTTCTTCagataaatacactttttattttttttaaaaggatcaGCTGGAAAAATGCATCAGGAAGATGATGCATTGATGTAgattaaagcatttttttttttttaatgcaacatacacattaatgcagGAGGAATATTAATCCAGAAACATCAGATATGATAGTAAAACACACTTTACTGCACAATGAGTAGTACTACTCTTCACACCTGCTGATAGATAGTTTTACTTTATTGTGTCTTCCACCACTACGCCCTGTAGGACAATGTGACCAACCCTAGAAAACAACCCGTCCGTGAGGCAGGCAGCAGGGTGCGGTTCTCACCTGGTACCTCCCGGTCATGAGCTGGTTCCTGGACGGGGTGCACAGAGGCTGGACATAGTAGTTCTCCAGGCGGACCCCCGCCGCCGACAGCTCGTCCAGGTTCGGGGTGCTGATCTCGGAGTTGTGATAACCGACATCGTTCCAGCCGAAGTCATCCGCCAGGACGAAGACGACGTGAGGCCGCCCGGCTGCTAGAGACACGGGAAAACTCGCACAAAACACGGCTGTGAAAAGCGAAAAGTCCATCGCTAGTTTCTCTCGGGTCCGAGACTCGTTAGTCGAACTATGTCACAAAGTGACCAAGAGCGTccgttttgttttatttgtcgGTTAAAGAAAGACGAAAATGGCGATAACGTATCTCCGTTAACTTGTTAGTCCCTTCATTCTAATAATATAACAAACAAATCATGGAGTTATAAAAGTTACAACCGCATCCAGCTGTCACTTCCGTATTCTGCAGGTTGAAAATGTCCACAGTCTGCGGCGGCCAATCAGATGACTGGGAAAAACAGCCAATCGCGTGAAGGTATGGAAGCCCACTTGGGTAAAAATAAATACGCGTCGCGTCGGTGAGAAACAGCCGTTGAGAACTACGACCCATTTGTGTATTCGATTAAGAGCTGAAGCGATTTGTTGATTAATCGATTAGCCGATCAACAAATAATTgatctgcaactattttgataataattTGATAATATATCGTTTCAGTCACTTTCCAAGTTAAAATATCTCTATTTGAAcgtctttttaaattaatatctttgggttttgatCTGTTGATGAGAAAAAAACGAGAAATGTCACAATTTTCTTCACAAATTAATCGATTgatcgagaaaaaaaaaaaaatcagatttatTGATAATGAAAGTAATTGATAGCTGGAGACCTCATTTGAATGCAATGAAGATGTAGAAACATacaataaatctaaataaataaataaaataaattataataaatcaccacTGGTCAAATCAATCACTCAACCATAACACCGTcacactgttgtttgtttgtttgtttacatctttgcactgttttgttagttaatatattattctatttttgtatatatattgtgcatttgtaTATGTAATATTGCTTTTACTACTTTTAACTAACttaactatctatctatatccACCATCATTTTATTTCCCATTGCATTATATTACGCATACTGCTGTATAAGACTATATCACTATTGTGCTTTCTATGTATTTTATCAAATTATACATCATGGAATTCTTTGGTTTATATTTTACAGTATATACTtcataatattgtaatattactGTTCAGTGTACTGTATACGACATACagtatacaaaaaatataaactATACTGTAGTACACAAGCAGGGGCCGCTGTTGCATAGATGTTACTTTTCACAAGTGGTCTTCCTATTAATGGTAAAAATAggcattttgaaataaaaactatattatatatatatatatatatatatataatataatttttattttttaagtcttAAAGAAGACTTACACTCTAAGGAAGAGGGAAAAGGAGTTAAGACACAAAACACCTTATATAAGACAGTGAgtgcttttaatttaattatcaaAGTATTAATATAAACCAATTGAATTAcatattcttaaaaaaaaaaaaaacagatttctaAAACAATTTTTTGTACAAGTGGACGAGCCTTCTGTTCCTTGTTTGTAATtcttcaaataaacacaaaaatccttttttttccttcattgaAACCCCTCCAGTTTACATTAAActataaaacaattacattcattcaaagaaatgaagaaaaaaaaaaaaagtaaattactCACCCAGGCAATTTTTTTTGTAGACATTTTGGTGCAggaacattaaacattttttatttccctttatTCATGAAGCACACTCGCAAAAATCGGTTTTCAACGCCAACCCCCGGGAAGAAGGAggagtttttttcccctctgaaCTGTCCACAAACAGTCATATAAGACTCTCGTTGATACGTCACAATAAACTCCTTCTCCATTAGCTGGTGAGGAACTGATGGAGGACAGCTTATGCTTTCCCCTTTGCCTTCTTCTGCAGCCGGGTCCGCGTGGGCTCGGTGAGGGCTAAGGGCTCCTGGATGACCATGGCGCGGTATTTCCTCCCCAGCAGCTCCACCGACAGCTTCTGGCCCACCGAGCACAGCTCCACGGGCAGGTAGGCGAACGCCAGGCTCTGCTGGCTGCTGTAGCTGTAGGCTCCGGACGTCGTGTTGCCGACCACCTggcggaggaggggaggggagaagggaCACCGGCTCGTGTGAGAAAATAACCACAGAATAACCACGTGAAAAACGTTCTTTCGCCGTGTGCCGACCTTGCCGTTGTGCCAGATGGTCTCGTTGCCCTCGGGGTCGATGTCATCCGTGTCCAGCGTGATGTAGGAGAGCTTCCTCTTCAGGCCCTTGGCTTTGATCTCCTGAACGGCGGCTTTGCCAATAAAGTCAGCAGGCTGGACAACAGAAAACGGTGTTATTCACAATTTATATCTGATTATAAAGGTTACAGTTACAGTTAATGTATGTACAAAATCTATATATATGCAAAACTAGAATTCAGGTGGATGGTTACCTTGTTCATTTTGATGAAATAATCCAATCCAGCCTCCAGAGGATTTGTGTCACAGTTCATCTGTAAAAATCGACATGCGTCACTCTCATGCCTgtacggtaaatatgaagctacagccggttagcgtagcttagcataaagactggaaacagagggagacagctAGCCTAGCTCTTTTAAAGTGAACAAAAATC is a genomic window of Cyclopterus lumpus isolate fCycLum1 chromosome 12, fCycLum1.pri, whole genome shotgun sequence containing:
- the LOC117740681 gene encoding arylsulfatase B-like isoform X2, translated to MDFSLFTAVFCASFPVSLAAGRPHVVFVLADDFGWNDVGYHNSEISTPNLDELSAAGVRLENYYVQPLCTPSRNQLMTGRYQIHTGMQHQIIWPCQPYCVPLAEKLLPQRMKEEGYATHMVGKWHLGMYKKDCLPTRRGFDTYFGYLTGSEDYFTHVRCTRISALNLTRCALDLRDGEEVAAGYKGDYSTELFSQRATDIIEKHNSDKPLFLYVALQAVHSPLQVPERYVAPYSFIQDPHRRLYAGMVSAMDEAVGNITRTLRQAGLWDNTILVFSTDNGGQTLSGGSNWPLRGRKWSLWEGGVRGVGFVASPLLKRPGTVCRELIHISDWLPTLVGLAGGRNVTEPLDGFNVWNAIRLELLHNIDPLYNDIAPCPGTGRRLTLAQAASGRSRADAGFNVSIHAAIRSSNWKLLTGYPGCDVWFPRPGHNGSESGPVDPLKPVMLFDVAKDPQERNEVSASFPAVVEYLLGRLHQHQRSALPINFPDEDPRCDPGPAGAWGPWA
- the LOC117740681 gene encoding arylsulfatase B-like isoform X1, with product MDFSLFTAVFCASFPVSLAAGRPHVVFVLADDFGWNDVGYHNSEISTPNLDELSAAGVRLENYYVQPLCTPSRNQLMTGRYQIHTGMQHQIIWPCQPYCVPLAEKLLPQRMKEEGYATHMVGKWHLGMYKKDCLPTRRGFDTYFGYLTGSEDYFTHVRCTRISALNLTRCALDLRDGEEVAAGYKGDYSTELFSQRATDIIEKHNSDKPLFLYVALQAVHSPLQVPERYVAPYSFIQDPHRRLYAGMVSAMDEAVGNITRTLRQAGLWDNTILVFSTDNGGQTLSGGSNWPLRGRKWSLWEGGVRGVGFVASPLLKRPGTVCRELIHISDWLPTLVGLAGGRNVTEPLDGFNVWNAISKGFASPRLELLHNIDPLYNDIAPCPGTGRRLTLAQAASGRSRADAGFNVSIHAAIRSSNWKLLTGYPGCDVWFPRPGHNGSESGPVDPLKPVMLFDVAKDPQERNEVSASFPAVVEYLLGRLHQHQRSALPINFPDEDPRCDPGPAGAWGPWA